GCTGGAACCATTCACAGCCGCTCCACCTGGGGCGGGTTCCGCGAGAAATGGATGGATAAAATCATCGACGACGCTCGCTCGGAACTGGATGATGCCAAGCGATTAAAGAAATACCAGGAAATCAATCGTGTCGTTCGCGAAAAAGCAATCCTGGGCTTTCTCTATCAGCAGCACCAAGTCACTGGTAGGAAAAAGAACATAATGTGGAAAAATAGGGCTGACGGCTACATTCTGTTGTCCGAAATGGAAATGAAGTAGCGCAGCTAGACGGATGAACACCACCCCCCGGAGGAGCTCTCCGGGGGGTGCTTTTTCATAGATAGATGTTCCAAAATTGATTATTCTCACTCAACTCTATTGGTTGCAGAGGGGGTTGACTCCTAGAAAGTAATCCAGCCTTTTGTTCTGAGAGGTGCGAGGTCGTGTCTGCCAAAGTTATGCAAGTAGCGTCCTTGAGCCAAAGGGCCACCAATGAATAGTCCCAAGACGCTGTTCGATAAGATTTGGGATGATCACGTTGTGGCCGATCTTGGCGATGGCTTCGCGTTGATTTTTGTGGATCGCCACCTTGTTACAGAGCTTTCCTCGCGTCAGTTTCAGCGCCTTAAAGAGCGAAATATACCGCTCAAATTCCCGCAGTATACTTTTGCCGTCTCC
The sequence above is drawn from the Nitrospinaceae bacterium genome and encodes:
- a CDS encoding 3-isopropylmalate dehydratase large subunit (dehydratase component, catalyzes the isomerization between 2-isopropylmalate and 3-isopropylmalate), with protein sequence MNSPKTLFDKIWDDHVVADLGDGFALIFVDRHLVTELSSRQFQRLKERNIPLKFPQYTFAVS